One segment of Nocardioides sp. QY071 DNA contains the following:
- a CDS encoding TetR/AcrR family transcriptional regulator, translating into MPEPAPARRMRVREDPAVRRQAILDSAATLFARRGYADTTVRHIADEAEIQSGSLYHYFASKDALLEAVLREFLADLAAATEAIVRADAPPRQRVGDLVRHALGLIAERPAWVLTYQNEFLRLVDQPGFDFVAEQSAAIEAGWVRALTESADAGDFAVDVPVDVRYRLVRDATWTAVRWYRAGSASDADTLAEQYLAVFYGTH; encoded by the coding sequence ATGCCCGAGCCCGCTCCGGCCCGCCGGATGCGGGTGCGGGAGGACCCCGCCGTACGACGGCAGGCGATCCTCGACAGCGCCGCGACCCTGTTCGCGCGGCGCGGGTACGCCGACACGACGGTGCGGCACATCGCGGACGAGGCCGAGATCCAGTCGGGCAGCCTGTATCACTACTTCGCCTCCAAGGACGCGCTCCTCGAGGCGGTGCTGCGGGAGTTCCTGGCCGACCTGGCGGCGGCGACCGAGGCGATCGTCCGCGCGGACGCACCGCCGCGGCAGCGGGTCGGCGACCTGGTCCGGCACGCCCTCGGCCTGATCGCCGAGCGGCCGGCCTGGGTGCTGACCTACCAGAACGAGTTCCTCCGGCTGGTCGACCAGCCGGGCTTCGACTTCGTGGCCGAGCAGAGCGCGGCGATCGAGGCCGGGTGGGTGCGCGCGCTGACCGAGAGTGCCGACGCCGGGGACTTCGCGGTCGACGTACCGGTGGACGTGCGGTACCGCCTGGTGCGCGACGCGACCTGGACCGCGGTGCGCTGGTACCGCGCCGGCTCGGCGAGCGATGCGGACACGCTGGCCGAGCAGTACCTCGCGGTCTTCTACGGCACGCACTAG